One stretch of Pseudoxanthomonas sp. Root65 DNA includes these proteins:
- a CDS encoding lipoprotein, with protein MNRNARLVLAAALMAVLSACGAKGPLFMPEKPVEEAPVTPAEAAPPAADSVPAEPPIDPATVPATDGNG; from the coding sequence ATGAACCGGAACGCCCGTCTTGTCCTCGCTGCCGCCCTGATGGCGGTCCTGTCCGCCTGCGGTGCCAAGGGCCCGCTGTTCATGCCGGAGAAGCCGGTGGAGGAAGCGCCGGTGACGCCGGCCGAGGCCGCCCCGCCCGCGGCCGACAGCGTCCCCGCCGAGCCGCCGATCGATCCGGCCACGGTGCCGGCCACCGACGGGAATGGCTGA